From the Lolium rigidum isolate FL_2022 chromosome 2, APGP_CSIRO_Lrig_0.1, whole genome shotgun sequence genome, one window contains:
- the LOC124689492 gene encoding uncharacterized protein LOC124689492, whose amino-acid sequence MVGETWQISQTSIFTAVTKVFDTDDLLIEILLRVGFPTTLVRAAAVCRRWLHHASDHAFLRRFRELDPPCLLGFYVNPYRPRTIPRFVPMLPQPLELAAVIRRASSSLDTYEIKGYFTYMENCWDDDVLICHYNNDQGISTTGLHSLLCPKTQMGTIFPGLPRPPPRDDRLCNYQQFLSKKEKGGRMSYFYLLMQCGADLPGETVVHVYILRDGVWCMQNFPVNQIPGLRLEPKSLLVDDKIYMPAAERDILVFDLVASSISTMHLPHGVEYGYRKTMFARAANDSANLYLVHLKEYQICVWLRNVDDWLVMDTISLREMCASLSMLRHNASLGLKHVGDNAEFVFLELSPYILFWDVKRRTVCKLYEMKKEDPPWSGIFPFMMIWPPKFPVFNEVPAMFGS is encoded by the coding sequence ATGGTTGGCGAGACATGGCAGATTTCTCAAACATCGATTTTCACGGCGGTAACCAAGGTGTTCGACACCGACGACCTCCTCATCGAGATCCTGCTCCGTGTCGGCTTCCCCACCACActcgtccgcgccgccgccgtctgcaGGCGCTGGCTGCACCACGCATCAGACCACGCCTTCCTGCGCCGTTTCCGCGAGCTCGACCCGCCCTGCCTCCTCGGTTTCTACGTCAACCCCTATAGACCACGGACTATCCCCCGCTTTGTCCCGATGCTACCTCAGCCCCTAGAGCTCGCAGCTGTCATCCGCCGGGCAAGCTCCAGCTTGGACACCTACGAGATCAAGGGCTATTTCACCTACATGGAAAATTGTTGGGACGATGATGTTCTTATCTGCCACTACAATAATGACCAGGGCATATCCACAACTGGATTGCACAGCCTATTATGCCCTAAAACACAAATGGGGACCATATTCCCAGGACTCCCAAGGCCCCCTCCCCGGGACGACAGATTATGTAATTACCAGCAATTCCTCTCCAAAAAAGAAAAAGGTGGCCGAATGTCCTACTTTTATTTGTTGATGCAGTGCGGCGCAGATCTACCAGGAGAAACTGTGGTACACGTGTATATTTTGCGAGATGGTGTTTGGTGCATGCAAAACTTTCCTGTAAACCAGATCCCTGGTTTGAGATTGGAACCAAAAAGCTTGCTCGTGGACGATAAAATCTATATGCCAGCTGCTGAGAGAGACATTCTTGTCTTTGATTTGGTGGCCTCGAGTATATCCACCATGCATCTACCACATGGCGTGGAGTATGGCTATAGAAAAACCATGTTTGCACGGGCCGCCAATGATTCTGCTAATCTATATCTCGTCCATCTCAAGGAGTATCAAATTTGTGTGTGGCTACGTAACGTCGATGACTGGCTGGTCATGGACACCATAAGTTTGCGTGAGATGTGTGCTAGTTTGAGCATGTTGCGTCACAATGCTTCTCTAGGGTTAAAACATGTGGGAGATAATGCTGAGTTCGTGTTCTTAGAGTTGAGTCCATACATACTATTTTGGGACGTGAAGCGCAGGACAGTGTGTAAATTGTACGAGATGAAAAAAGAGGATCCACCGTGGAGTGGCATTTTCCCCTTTATGATGATCTGGCCTCCCAAGTTCCCTGTCTTCAATGAGGTTCCTGCAATGTTTGGCTCTTGA